The window tttaggtttttttttttgtcattaatgGTAATATTGAAaggatttttagggtttttttttttgttttgttttctatttgtcTCTGTGCTAAACACCAATAATCTTATATGATTAGGCAAGGGAACNTCCCCTGGGAagattatttgaatttttttgatctctctctctctctctctctctcctattCTAAGATTCAAAGGTATTATCATCGTTTCGTTTCGATCCGATCTAACTTATAGATATATTAGTTGTCGGATTTTAATCGTGgcagaaagaaaaatatgaattgagttttttttttccttaatcaCTACTATTTTGAGGAATTAAAATGGTTTTAGTTGCTTTCAGATTTTTAGATTAGGGTTGTGGGATTGAGATCGGGACCAGAACATTTCCGCTTCTGCAATATTGCCTCATTTTCTTAATCTGTGATTTGATTATAGTGAAATTAGTCGATTTCAAGTAATGGCGTGGGGTTTGTTTTTACCAGttttagttataattataatgGAACAGTGTTTTTACTAGTAGTTGGAGAGATATGTTAATTTTGCTAATTGTGTGTATAATAATACTTTGCTCAACAACCTTCactcttaataaataacatgaaaacacttttttttggggtcTTCATCCATGTTTCTCTCATAGGGTAAGATCTGTGGTTGGTGCCTCTTGTGATTGGATCtgtgtttaggtttttttttttgtcattaatgGTAATATTGAAaggatttttagggtttttttttttgttttgttttctatttgtcTCTGTGCTAAACACCAATAATCTTATATGATTAGGCAAGGGAACTACTCCTAAATGTGTTGATCTACCTACTAATTGTTCTGAAAGGATATCACACTGACTGAACCTCGAGCTAGCTGGAACATATGCCTTGAATGATCTTAAGTATGAACGAAAGTTTCTCTGGAACGCCAAGAAGCATCACCCTCCATAGAAATAGGTAGTTGATTGCTGCTCACAGGTGCATGTGATGTAACTACTAAGCAGTCTGATAAGACAGCCATTTTTGTTGGGGTTatcatccttcttttttttttttgtttaatgatgTATTATTCATTGTGGCAGAATGTAATCTTACAACTAATTTACTGGAATTTGCATAGGATGAAAAGAGGAGCCCTTAGACGAAGGGCTAGGGATATTTCGGTTATGCTTGTTGTGCTTGTTTGTGCAACCGTAGTAATATGGACATGGGATAGAACTCCTACCTCGGCCTATCTTCCACCTGAAAGTCACTATTTAAAGCTGCAAACAGGTTTTTACTATGACACTAAAGCTCTCTTTCTGGCAATATTTTGTTAGGCCGTTTGAATGCTGGAACATTAATATTGAGACTTTGTCTAATGTTTAATGTAGTGCTGCTTGACAGCGAAATGTGTTACTTGTAGTTCCCCATGTTTATGTTTCGTAGGTCTTgaattttttgttctgtttaggTCTAGAATATTACTTATAGTATCAATATTCTTCTTTCCACTTGTTGTTTCTCCTGTTTATGTTTCAGAAATTACTGTAGATGTTCTTTAAACCAATAGTACggttatttttctttgtcatttgcAGAAGAAAAGGCTGAGAGAATACCTACTACGCTAAATACTGAAAGTAAAGATAGCTACTCATCAGCTACTCCATTTGTAAACAAAGGTATATGTTCAATGCATTTACAGAAGCTCTCTCCTGCATCTTGTAATCCCCTCAACTGTTTTTTTGAAGGGGTTTGCTCCCTGTCTGCTGTATTCTGCATTTTTTGGAAACTAAGCTTGGCATAAAAAAGTTCCTGTTCCCGACTCTTCTATGACAGAGGACAGCAAAGAGGATTCGACTGATAATAAagatacagaagaagaagagaaacaagtagAAGAAGATACTGTAAGTAATACGAACCAAGGGAAGACACCAATTattgaagagaaaaaagtaGAACAAGTGAAACGTGAAGTTATTGCAAGTGAACCAAAATATCAGAAGACACCAACTAGTGAAGAACAGGTGAAGCATGAGGTTGCTGTTGGTGGAGAAGCTTCGAAGACAACACATATTAAAGAGACTATTTCAGATCCAGAGAGTAATATTCTTGCAACAGATGAAGAGAGGACTGATGGTAGTACTTCAACAGCTCACATCGCCAAGCAAGGTAGAAATCAGATTTTATAGATCCAAGTATTATGATGCGTTAAAGCCTTCTTACGAGTGTTCATTAACTGGACATGACTAATCTATTTGAATCTCGGTGAAACTACTAGTCTTGAATCTCTAGACCGTATTGATGTTGTCTCAGCATGATTTCCTCTTACGTGAAGTAACAGGttgttttatattatctttccCTACCAGCTTGCAATTACGCCAAAGGGAAATGGGTTGTGGACAATCACCGTCCTTTGTATTCGGGATCNNNNNNNNNNNNNNNNNNNNNNNNNNNNNNNNNNNNNNNNNNNNNNNNNNNNNNNNNNNNGGGAAGCTCAACGGTAACAGATGGGTGATGCATGTTAATGGCGTTCCCAACACTAACAAGAAGCTAGCCGCTCTTGGGAATGCCAAGAACTTCACAATCCACAGTACTGTTAGTTGGGTTAACTCGCAGCTCCCTCTCCATCCCGGTCTTAAGGCATTCTACAGAAGCCTTTCGCCCAGACATTTTGTGGGTGGGGAATGGAACACCGGAGGAAGTTGCAATAACACAACCCCAATGTCTATCGGAAAAGAAGTTTTGCAAGAGGAGTCGAGCGATTACAGCGCGGGTCGTTCAGTGAAAGGTACAGGGGTTAAGCTTTTGGACATAACAGCCTTATCTAATATTAGAGACGAAGGTCACATATCACGGTTCAGTATCTCGGCTTCACGGGGAGTTCAAGATTGCCTCCATTGGTGCTTGCCCGGTGTTCCTGATACGTGGAATGAAATCCTTTTTGCGATGATCTAAGTTTTCAAGTTACAGCTGTTGCATCAATCAGCTGAAAAGTTCAGAGAAAGGGCTTGAGCCAAACCAAAGCTTAGCCTTTTGACACATTGTAGTTTTAGCGGCTTGAGGTGTAagttagtatattttttaattatggtaCAAAAGCAAAGCTCTGGCTATTATAGACGTCTTTATCGTATGCGTTTGCAAAACGCTAATCATACCGGGGTTTTGGTTCCGACCATATTTGCGGAACAGATCCTAACATTGTCTTGAAgtcaattaaaagaaattttagagTTAGTTTTGAATTCTTTATGTAATATCTGAAAGTTTAAGTTTCAATTCTGCTTAAACGCTTTTAAGCATGATTTTTGATGGTACCTATTCTGATCCGTCCGAATTTTAAGAAACCAAATATAGTAATTGCAATTGGGCATGTCATTTTCTATAACAATGATGAGACATAGCAAATAGATGGAAACTTATTAAGATTAGAAAATTCAGATCCTTATCAAAAATTCTCTAAGCTctcagaaacaaacaaataggTTTGTATAAATTCTATAACGAAAAAAACAAGCTATTTTTGGCTAAAGAAAAAAGTCTAAACTTTCACAactaattcaataaaaaaaaaacaaaaacaaagagaaatgcCACCCTTACTTTCACAACCCTCACAAACAACCAATGTCCAAACTTTGGAACAACAAACACAATCTAAACAAAACTACACCTCCCAACAAATCGTAATACAtccattatcaaaaaaaaaaaaaaacatcgtcCTTAATTGTTTTAAGACATAACATTATaccaacaagaaaaagaagaacagcATCTATTCTCCTAAATCCATGGCTGCTGTTCTGAATCACGGCTTTATTCtcgtcctcctcttcttctgttgtttCTCAATCATCCCTTCTTTGCAGCACGTGAGCGAGTCGGAACCGCTTGTGCGGTTCAAGAACTCGGTGAAAATAACCAAAGGGGACCTAAATTCATGGAGAGCAGGAACAGATCCTTGCAGTGGGAAATGGTTCGGGATCTATTGCCAAAAGGGCCTAACAGTGTCAGGCATTCATGTCACGCGGCTCGGTCTCTCGGGTAGCATCACCGTAGATGATTTAAAGGATCTCCCAAATCTAAAGACAATCAGGCTCGACAACAACCTCCTCTCGGGTCCTCTCCCGCATTTCTTCAAACTCCGGGGCCTAAAGTCTCTCATGCTCTCTAACAACAGCTTCTCCGAAGAGATCCCTGATGATTTCTTCAAGGACATGACAAAGCTCAAGCGGCTATTTCTTGATCATAACAAATTCGTGGGAAAGATCCCTTCCTCCCTTATGCAGCTCCCTCAGCTCGAGGAGCTTCACCTTCAAGAAAATAACTTTACCGGGGAGATACCTGTAGAGATTGGCAACATTAAGAGCCTCAAAACCCTCGACCTCTCAGTCAACAATCTCGAAGGACCCGTCCCGGAAAGCATTACGAATAGGAAAAATCTTGCTGTCAATGTATCAGGGAACGAGGGCTTGTGCGGGGAGTTAGTTGACCTTTCATGTGATTATATTTCCCTAGATGAGGGGCAGGGGCGGGATGACGGAGGCCAGACGCCTCCAACAGCCACAGTATCTCCCAACTCGAACAATGCCACGGTACACGCGATCATGGTTGCCATCACGCTTCTTCTTATGTTCTTTATTATCGTAGGCGTTATAAGGAAgcgaaacaagaagaagaaccccgACTTTCGAATGCTCGACAAACAACGTCTGAGCGACAACGATATTGTGGAAGTCAGAGTACCCGAGTCCGTATCCACCACAGCGAAAAGGTCTACGGAATCGAGCAGAAAGCGTGGTGGAAACGCGGATGGAAGCGGTTCCTCCAAGAAAGGCGTGTCTCAAGTTGGGAAAGGCGgtaacggaggaggaggaggtctTAGCGGTGGGATGGGTGACATTATAATGGTAAATAGCGACAAGGGTTCTTTCGGTTTACCGGATTTAATGAAGGCTGCAGCTGAGGTGCTTGGCAATGGTAGTCTTGGATCAGCTTACAAGGCCGTCATGACCAATGGTTTATCCGTTGTAGTGAAGAGGATTAGGGATATGAATCAACTTGCACGTGAACCTTTCGATGTCGAGATGAGACGCTTTGGGAAACTCCGCCACCCTAACATTCTTACCCCTTTAGCCTATCACTACCGTCGCGAAGAGAAGCTTGTTGTCTCCGAATACATGCCTAAAAGCAGCTTGCTTTACGTTTTGCATGGTAACCCCggaatgattctttttttttttcctttttaattagtCAAGAAGATAAATCTTGATTCCAAGTCATTTAACACAATTTAGTgatcaacatatataaaagcACAGTGGATGAAACCTTTCAACTACTAAGGCTAAATGAAACTTTGGTATTACAAAACAGGTGACCGGGGGATATACCATTCGGAACTAACTTGGCCGACAAGGTTGAAGATCATTCAAGGAGTTGCGCACGGAATGAAGTTCTTGCACGAGGAGTTTGCGTCTTACGATCTCCCACACGGTAACCTCAAATCAAGCAACGTTCTCCTCAGCGAGACCTACGAGCCTTTGATCAGCGATTACGCATTCTTACCGCTTCTCCAGCCAACCAACGCATCACAGGCGTTGTTCGCTTTCAAGACGCCCGAGTTTGCTCAGACCCAGCAGGTCTCTCATAAATCGGACGTCTACTGCCTCGGAATTATAATTCTAGAGATCTTGACAGGGAAGTTCCCTTCTCAGTACTTAAACAACGGTAAAGGCGGTACCGATATAGTTCAATGGGTACAATCTTCGGTCGCGGAGCAGAAGGAAGAAGAACTTATCGATCCGGAGATAGTAAACAATACTGATTCGGTGCGACAGATGGTGGAACTGTTGCGGGTTGGGGCTGCTTGTATCGCAAGTAATCCAGACGAGAG is drawn from Camelina sativa cultivar DH55 chromosome 8, Cs, whole genome shotgun sequence and contains these coding sequences:
- the LOC104770446 gene encoding protein trichome birefringence-like 16 (The sequence of the model RefSeq protein was modified relative to this genomic sequence to represent the inferred CDS: added 496 bases not found in genome assembly) gives rise to the protein MILSMNESFSGTPRSITLHRNRMKRGALRRRARDISVMLVVLVCATVVIWTWDRTPTSAYLPPESHYLKLQTEEKAERIPTTLNTESKDSYSSATPFVNKAWHKKVPVPDSSMTEDSKEDSTDNKDTEEEEKQVEEDTVSNTNQGKTPIIEEKKVEQVKREVIASEPKYQKTPTSEEQVKHEVAVGGEASKTTHIKETISDPESNILATDEERTDGSTSTAHIAKQACNYAKGKWVVDNHRPLYSGSQCKQWLASMWACRLMQRTDFAFERVRWQPKDCSMEEFEGSRFLRRMKNKTLAFVGDSLGRQQFQSMMCMITGGKERRDVLDVGPEFGFITPEGGARPGGWAYRFPETNTTVLYHWSSTLCDIEPINITDPATEHAMHLDRPPAFLRQYLHKIDVLVMNTGHHWNRGKLNGNRWVMHVNGVPNTNKKLAALGNAKNFTIHSTVSWVNSQLPLHPGLKAFYRSLSPRHFVGGEWNTGGSCNNTTPMSIGKEVLQEESSDYSAGRSVKGTGVKLLDITALSNIRDEGHISRFSISASRGVQDCLHWCLPGVPDTWNEILFAMI
- the LOC104706419 gene encoding pollen receptor-like kinase 6, whose protein sequence is MAAVLNHGFILVLLFFCCFSIIPSLQHVSESEPLVRFKNSVKITKGDLNSWRAGTDPCSGKWFGIYCQKGLTVSGIHVTRLGLSGSITVDDLKDLPNLKTIRLDNNLLSGPLPHFFKLRGLKSLMLSNNSFSEEIPDDFFKDMTKLKRLFLDHNKFVGKIPSSLMQLPQLEELHLQENNFTGEIPVEIGNIKSLKTLDLSVNNLEGPVPESITNRKNLAVNVSGNEGLCGELVDLSCDYISLDEGQGRDDGGQTPPTATVSPNSNNATVHAIMVAITLLLMFFIIVGVIRKRNKKKNPDFRMLDKQRLSDNDIVEVRVPESVSTTAKRSTESSRKRGGNADGSGSSKKGVSQVGKGGNGGGGGLSGGMGDIIMVNSDKGSFGLPDLMKAAAEVLGNGSLGSAYKAVMTNGLSVVVKRIRDMNQLAREPFDVEMRRFGKLRHPNILTPLAYHYRREEKLVVSEYMPKSSLLYVLHGDRGIYHSELTWPTRLKIIQGVAHGMKFLHEEFASYDLPHGNLKSSNVLLSETYEPLISDYAFLPLLQPTNASQALFAFKTPEFAQTQQVSHKSDVYCLGIIILEILTGKFPSQYLNNGKGGTDIVQWVQSSVAEQKEEELIDPEIVNNTDSVRQMVELLRVGAACIASNPDERLDMREAVRRIEQVNT